In Lolium rigidum isolate FL_2022 chromosome 3, APGP_CSIRO_Lrig_0.1, whole genome shotgun sequence, the genomic window ggactactcacacataatatcaagatcaataacAACGATAGAAATCATTAGCGACGAATGGCTCGCTTTTTGGCGTCGTGTCCATCACataacttatagggtttgaccttgGGAAGGTTGCAGACCcagtacgggcggacggtacgggcgcGGCTTGACCGTACCGATGTCTGTTAAACCTCCTGGAACCGCCTCTTCGAGTCTGGTCAATTTTGCTGCACTTGTGACATGATTTTTTCTTTAGTAATTACAGTTTTATTTGTCATTACGACGTGTTTTCCTGCACACCATTCAAAGATaggagagattgcacatcttagcattaattagtcattagtaaCAAATTGAGAGGTAAACTTTGTCAATTTCTtaacttagctaagggtttaaacgcgagaaaaagtGACGTATTTCACAACAATATTTTCTTTGTGGGGAACCATGTCATTCTCTTGCTTCACACATAATCGGTAGACTACAAATTTGCAATCATGCATGACTTTTGTTTTTGTCCTAAAGTGTAGGCGTGATTGATATTTATGTGAACAATTTTTCTATTTCTCAGACACCAAGCAATAACTAATAAATATATTAGATATAGAGACATTCGGTTTTGTGCAAGTGTAAATTGATGCAACTAGCTTTTTTTACACGAAAATAACTTGATTGACCAGCTATCAGTGTGGAGCCAGAAATATTTGTTTCTAAGCCGACTGAGTCATGCTCAGTTACATATTAAAATATCAACAATGTCAGTAAGCAATAGATTAGCAGAACTAACATCTACACAAAAACAATTTAATTTCAGTTAAGTCCATATCGGATAAGGCGAGTTTCCGAGAACCATTATTTCTCTAAGAGGAGGAGAAACTAATCTTAGTTTCTAAACTTTGAAAATTGGACGTGCCTAGCTCCCGATCGGCCAGGAATTATGTTAATTCTCGGTCAATTACATCGACCACTAGAGATCCTTCGagcattttttttccttcttagGCTTTTTCCCAATGGGTAATTAGAAGTCCAATAACAAAGTCAAAAACAAAATATATTCAAGCCCAGTTACAAGTTATCATataaaaaagaacaaacaatagTATACAAAGTTTAAAATTATACATATATATGCAATTACATATCCATATGCAATTGCGTGCACATACGTAATTGCACATATGCAACTACACATCTATGTATAAAGTATAAACACAAAAAATGTCGAGAGTTTTCAATTACACAAATATATGCCAATTGCACATCTATATGTAATTACACATAAAATTATAAAATCATATTTATGCatggaaaaaaaatcaaataaaaataatatatatatttaAAGTTGCGCGAGATAACAGATCTGTGAGTAATTACACGCATATGTATAATTACACAATTATATGTCCACGTACAATTATACATATATGTCTGCAATCGTGCACAGACATGTAATTACATGTCCGTGTGCAATTACTCATATATGTCTTCAATCGCACATATACCTGTAATTACATACCCCTAATAGTAACATGAGAAAATCGTTCAAGTACATTGATCTAAACGTTTCATCCTGAAGCGTATACAAGTTGAAAACACCAACCCCAAATGGGCTAgcccaaaaaaatccaaaaacaaATTGTCGCTACAAACCTAAGGAACAAATTCTATCAATTGATTCTCGGAAGAAGAAAAAACAATCTATCGGGCTTTATCATAGTTCCCGGCTAACCGGGAGTTAGCAAATTCGTTGAAAACTAGTATCATATAACTTGGAAAAGACAAAAACAGTTCCTAAGTTAATTCATGCGTGCTTACGTAGTTCTGCAACCGCAATTAATGCTAAGCATCCTCGCTTCATCAAATGCACAAACCGAACAAAAGATGAACTGAGTCCACATCTAACTCTATTCTACTCCGAGCTTGCATAACTTGCATCACTAGCAATCGATCTCGTCATCGTGAGTTTATCACCAGATTGCTAGTTCCCTCGGTTTCCATCCCTCAATAGTAGAGCAGATGTGCGTAGGGGGACAGGCAATGCTGATCCTGCCACGGGCTCCGCAGCTGCGTCAGGAACGGCTCCTGCAGCCAGTCGAACACTCCGTGGCTCGAAGCCGGGAGCTGTAGGCTGGGCAGTTCGAACATCCCATTGCTCGCCGCCGGTAGCTGGAGGCTGCAGGGTGCATTCGCCGCTGGGGGCTGAAAGGTGCAGGGCTGGTTCGCCGCCGGGAGCTGGAAGTTGTAGGACTGGTTCGCCGCTTGCGGCAGAGACGGCGTCGACGCCACCGTCACTGTGGTGACGTCCGCCTCCTTCTTGGCTTCCCTGGATGTGCCGTAGTTCGTGCTGTTGCCAGACAGCGCCGCtgacgatgacgaagaggagTGGAACAGGAAATTGTCCTGGACGTGGTCGGACGATGATACGTAGTCGTGGCCGGCTGTGGCCGGAACCAGAGACGTCCTCGCCACGCCGCCGCAGCCGCTGGGCCTCTGCATCATCATGTCCTCCATCGCGGAGGCCATCTGCTCGAGCTCCTTGAGCGGCGTAGCCTTCCGGTATATCTTGCACAGCACCATGTCCTCCATGGGCGGCCCCGCCGCGGCGGTGCCGGCGTCGGGGAGGCGGTATTCGTTCATCACCCAGTCCGTCTTGGTGCCCCTTGGCGCGCGGCCCTGGTAGAAGACGAGCGTCTTCTTGAGCCCGATGACCCGCTTGGGGTCGGCGGTGCTCCGGATGGCCCTGTCCGACCCCGTCGCCTTCCAGAACCCGCGCTGCGTCGTCCGGTTCGGCCGGCCGCCGCTCCCCGCCTTCCGGTCACGTGGCACGAAGAAGTACCACTCCCTCTCCCCGATCTTGGCCATCTCTGGGAGGTCCCATGGATCGTGGCGGTAGATGTTGAGGGTGCCGATGATGTCGCCGTGGAGCTTCTTACCGGAGGCCGCGCGGGGGAGGTAGAAGCCGAGGAGCTCCTCCTCCGTCGGGTGGAACCGGAAGCCGGGGAGGTCCTGCTCGACCTGCATCGTCGACGCTGCCACTGCCATTGCAAGCTGCTGCTCTGCTAGCTCGATCTAATACCAAGTGATCGTTCTCCGCTCTGCTTGTCTTACTGGTGCACTGGCTGGATGACGAGGTGGTGCTCGTGGTGGTCGGGGGTAGCTTATATAGAGAGGGCCAAAGGTTATGCGAGCTACGCGGTATCCTGAAGAAAGGTGGTCACAATTTCTTGGCACCGGCGATGGACAACTGACAACGACTAGTGCTTCAGCTGAGTAAGGATGGATTTGTGCCGGCTTTAACTAGCACTAAACTAATCACTGAGTTTTGGCGACTTAATTTTAATTTAGAGAGTGTGTGTTTGTAGACTTGTGGTGTCACACAGATTGACTCCTTTTAGTCATCTGAATAAAGCAATATTTTTTCTACTGCTGTGTGTAGACATTTACAGTCATTGGATATTTATCTTCTGCTACACTCCAATTTGGAATGCCTGACACGGCCAGCCAAAAGTCTCCTCGCGCAATTTTATTTGGAGGTAGGATAGTTTCTATAAACATTGCAAGCGTAGTCATTTCGGTAGCGTGTAGGCAACTTGAAATTTCCTTGGATTTTACGAAGTAAACTAGTGTATTTTTGCACGTTTACCTCACACTTACTGTTTTTAACTGTCTGTTGGCAACACCTGAAATGTCAATATAACAGTATACCACCCAACGTCTGTACTCTCACCTTAACAAACAAACCAAGTTAGAATTATACCCCCTTCCGTTCCAATGAATAAGTCTTACTATATATTTTTGCGGTATTGGTCTTAACTTCTGTTCCGCAACTCTAGCCTCCCGTGGACGACATGGAAGCACCTTTCAACATTTTTTCCGAGATATAATGGTGTGTGTCGCAAAATTCATCCAAAATATGACGACATGAAGAGATGTAAATTTGATGGGTCCATGCATGTGAACTCTGACAAACAGTAATATAAGAAAATATTAAACAAAATTTAAAAAGTACGGCATAAAGCATACATATGGAGAATGTTTGACAATATGTGCATGCCAAGTTTGGATATAAAATACAAATGAATGTAACTTGTGCGAAGAAACAGAAAGTGCACAGGGAAAGTATGGTGACACTGGNNNNNNNNNNNNNNNNNNNNNNNNNNNNNNNNNNNNNNNNNNNNNNNNNNNNNNNNNNNNNNNNNNNNNNNNNNNNNNNNNNNNNNNNNNNNNNNNNNNNGAGAGGcaacccattgatacgtctcaaacgtatctataatttcttatgttccatgctacttttatgatgatactcacatgttttatacacattatatgtcatatttatgcattttccggcactaacctattgacgagatgccgaagagccagttgttgttttctgctgtttttggtttcagaaatcctacaaagaaaatattctcggaattggacgaaatcaacgcccagggtcttatt contains:
- the LOC124695289 gene encoding NAC domain-containing protein 22-like — encoded protein: MAVAASTMQVEQDLPGFRFHPTEEELLGFYLPRAASGKKLHGDIIGTLNIYRHDPWDLPEMAKIGEREWYFFVPRDRKAGSGGRPNRTTQRGFWKATGSDRAIRSTADPKRVIGLKKTLVFYQGRAPRGTKTDWVMNEYRLPDAGTAAAGPPMEDMVLCKIYRKATPLKELEQMASAMEDMMMQRPSGCGGVARTSLVPATAGHDYVSSSDHVQDNFLFHSSSSSSAALSGNSTNYGTSREAKKEADVTTVTVASTPSLPQAANQSYNFQLPAANQPCTFQPPAANAPCSLQLPAASNGMFELPSLQLPASSHGVFDWLQEPFLTQLRSPWQDQHCLSPYAHLLYY